The following proteins are encoded in a genomic region of Maylandia zebra isolate NMK-2024a linkage group LG1, Mzebra_GT3a, whole genome shotgun sequence:
- the LOC101468174 gene encoding uncharacterized protein LOC101468174, giving the protein MESSEPGSFRPRGTSTVSLHERFSRVLVEQQTCSRLHQRASAALPVVLLMKSAPLSLLFPQAAGSSERAEHRHLRRKRSVWTRLGWQRVTRRPSASAHQGFWSFMNKYRWRARVTSTCRRAVGLSGRLGRRSQLRPLTSGRRRRGVKLRIGGATISKGRGGSRKVVPTKKQLDAELDDYMSMSRSRLDKQLDDYMSTSRSRLDAELDEYMSMAGQPQPLWD; this is encoded by the exons atggagTCATCAGAGCCAGGTTCGTTTCGCCCCAGAGGAACATCGACGGTGTCCCTGCACGAGCG CTTCTCCAGAGTCCTGGTGGAACAGCAGACCTGCTCCAGGTTGCATCAGAGGGCATCCGCTGCCCTGCCCGTGGTCCTGCTGATGAAGTCAGCTCCCTTATCGCTGCTTTTTCCACAG GCTGCCGGGAGCTCTGAGAGGGCGGAGCATCGTCacctgaggaggaagaggagcgtcTGGACTCGACTCGGCTGGCAGCGGGTAACTCGCCGCCCGTCAGCCTCTGCGCATCAAGGCTTCTGGAGCTTCATGAACAAATACAGGTGGAGAGCGCGGGTCACCTCCACCTGCAGGC GAGCAGTAGGTCTGAGCGGTCGACTCGGGAGGCGGAGCCAGCTGAGACCGCTGACCTCAG GACGAAGACGGCGCGGGGTAAAGCTGCGGATAGGCGGGGCCACCATTTCAAAGGGGCGTGGTGGCAGCAGAAAGGTGGTGCCAACGAAGAAGCAGCTGGACGCTGAGCTGGACGACTACATGTCCATGTCCCGGAGCCGACTGGACAAACAGCTGGACGACTACATGTCCACGTCCCGGAGCCGATTGGACGCCGAGCTGGACGAGTACATGTCGATGGCGGGACAGCCGCAGCCGCTGTGGGACTGA
- the LOC143419523 gene encoding E3 SUMO-protein ligase ZBED1-like codes for MAESETRDENATELVAKKKNSTSLIWRYFGFDKDDVLQTQVLCKTCRTLVATTRGNTTNLHHHLQYNHRELFEEFQKDRASQTKVANVKTKSAAVQQPSLYQSFSSGIPYEKTSKRYKEITEAITHFLAKDMMPINTVSREGFTSLIHKVDQRYRIPSRNYFSHVAIPQMYETCRKTVMFELSQAENYASTTDLWSSRTTEPYMSFTVHFLTEDFELKTRCLETVYFPDSHTSENIAHVLREVLASWDLKEDRQVCITTDNGANVVRATELNNWVRLQCFGHRLHLAIENSIKDDARIARAIGLCKKLVGHFCHSWKAKMALKKAQQKLNLPEHTLITECPTRWGSRQKMIERVLEQQRAISDVISADKKSRHLIPTWQDLEVLESVNQALHPLQDFTDALSGESYVSVSYVKPVLHLMKTSVLAEKEEDSDLTKSIKKKILEYLITKYENPATQELMDMACFMDPRFKVSYTSTDRVSDIKTRVMSEMEAVAQKERSSAEPEAQTDDPPSRPLKKAKKSLGSFFKAAPIPTSSFMHLSQAVEAELNSYLLSTAIDSEEDPLAWWKLHKMTFPQLSKLARKYLCIPASSSPSERLFSTSGNIVTCQRTCLKPWRVNMLVFLNKNLP; via the exons ATGGCTGAGAGCGAGACGCGTGACGAGAATGCTACTGAACTcgtggctaaaaaaaaaaatagtacctCACTTATTTGGAGGTACTTTGGATTTGATAAAGACGACGTTCTCCAAACACAGGTACTCTGCAAAACTTGCCGAACACTCGTGGCAACCACCAGAGGAAACACGACTAATCTCCACCATCATCTTCAATACAACCACAGAGAACTGTTTGAAGAGTTCCAGAAAGATAGGGCTAGCCAAACAAAGGTTGCTAATGTTAAGACAAAGAGCGCAGCAGTCCAACAGCCGTCTCTGTATCAGAGTTTTTCAAGTGGAATTCCTTATGAGAAAACGTCGAAGCGGTACAAAGAAATAACAGAGGCCATTACACATTTTTTGGCTAAAGACATGATGCCTATAAATACAGTTAGCAGAGAGGGCTTCACCAGTCTGATACATAAAGTGGACCAGAGATACCGCATCCCCTCACGAAACTACTTTTCACATGTCGCCATTCCACAAATGTATGAAACATGCCGCAAGACCGTCATGTTTGAACTGAGCCAAGCTGAAAACTACGCAAGCACTACAGACCTATGGTCAAGTCGTACAACGGAACCATATATGAGTTTCACAGTGCACTTCCTCACCGAAGACTTTGAACTGAAAACACGGTGTCTAGAGACTGTGTATTTTCCAGACTCCCACACTAGTGAAAATATAGCCCATGTATTACGTGAGGTGTTAGCCAGCTGGGATCTTAAAGAAGATCGACAAGTGTGCATCACCACAGACAACGGTGCCAATGTTGTGAGAGCCACGGAGCTAAACAACTGGGTCAGACTTCAGTGTTTTGGACACAGGCTGCACCTTGCAATCG AAAATTCTATCAAAGATGATGCCCGCATTGCCCGAGCCATTGGACTTTGCAAAAAGTTAGTTGGACATTTTTGCCACAGCTGGAAAGCAAAGATGGCTCTGAAAAAAGCACAGCAGAAGCTCAACCTCCCAGAgcacacactgatcacagaatGCCCAACCAGGTGGGGTTCCAGGCAGAAGATGATTGAGAGAGTCCTGGAGCAGCAGCGGGCCATTTCTGATGTCATCTCAGCAGACAAGAAATCAAGACACTTGATTCCTACTTGGCAGGATCTTGAGGTACTGGAGTCTGTCAACCAGGCATTACACCCCCTGCAAGACTTTACAGATGCCCTGTCTGGTGAGAGCTACGTTAGTgtttcatatgtaaaaccagTCCTTCATCTGATGAAGACGTCGGTGCTtgcagagaaggaagaagacAGTGATTTGACAAAATCAATTAAGAAGAAAATCCTCGAGTACCTGATTACTAAATATGAAAATCCAGCTACCCAGGAACTTATGGACATGGCGTGCTTCATGGATCCCAGATTTAAAGTCAGCTACACCAGCACTGATCGAGTCTCAGACATCAAGACCAGAGTGATGTCAGAAATGGAAGCAGTGGCACAGAAG GAGAGAAGCTCCGCTGAACCAGAGGCCCAGACAGATGATCCACCCAGTCGTCCCCTGAAGAAGGCAAAAAAGTCCCTGGGCAGTTTCTTCAAGGCAGCTCCAATCCCTACCTCCTCTTTTATGCATCTCTCACAAGCTGTTGAAGCTGAGCTTAACAGCTACTTGCTATCCACGGCCATAGACAGTGAGGAAGACCCCTTGGCATGGTGGAAACTCCACAAAATGACATTCCCACAGCTAAGCAAGCTTGCAAGGAAGTATCTCTGCATACCTGCAAGTAGCTCACCTTCAGAGAGACTTTTTAGTACATCAGGAAACATAGTAACATGTCAGCGCACATGTTTAAAACCTTGGAGAGTAAACATGTTGGTTTTCCTTAACAAGAACTTGCCATAA